A window from Saccharicrinis carchari encodes these proteins:
- a CDS encoding PAS domain-containing sensor histidine kinase — protein sequence MVEIVEGNEDLIKELQELKQENKVLIALYEKNQIELNLMKTNLRQSEIRFQHLLQDIENISVQGYGFDGTTHFWNRASEKLYGYSTQEAIGRNLLDLIIPPEMKEFVKESIKEMVVTGKPIPAAELSRIRKDGSLVSVFSSHEIINIPGQMQEFFCIDIDLTKLKQTEKELFSTEESDCLKSAFLANIGHEIRTPMNGILGFAELLKHHELTADQQQKYIRIIEQSGIRMLNIINNIIDISKVETGLVELDIIEYNINEQCEHIYTCFRPEADAKGIKFSLKTSLPIEEVIITTDRKKLNTILINLVKNAIKYTNAGTIELGCSIAGSKTQKELQFYVKDTGIGIPKDRFEAIFKRFVQADIHNKMAHQGAGLGLSITEAYLEMLGGKIWVESEEGIGSTFYFTLPCNAKQIQKTIQKDCKSSASYMDIPEQADPLSKRWLKS from the coding sequence ATGGTTGAAATAGTTGAAGGCAATGAAGATCTAATAAAAGAATTGCAGGAATTGAAGCAAGAGAATAAAGTCTTAATTGCTTTATACGAAAAAAACCAAATTGAACTTAATCTAATGAAAACTAATTTAAGGCAAAGTGAGATACGATTTCAGCATTTATTACAAGACATTGAGAACATATCTGTTCAAGGGTATGGATTTGATGGCACTACACATTTCTGGAATCGAGCATCCGAGAAATTATATGGATATAGTACCCAGGAAGCGATTGGTCGGAATTTGCTGGATTTGATCATACCTCCTGAAATGAAAGAATTTGTTAAAGAGTCGATAAAAGAGATGGTCGTGACGGGAAAACCAATTCCGGCAGCTGAATTGTCACGGATTCGAAAGGATGGCTCACTCGTGTCAGTTTTTTCAAGCCATGAAATCATTAATATACCCGGGCAGATGCAAGAATTTTTCTGCATCGATATTGATCTTACTAAACTCAAACAGACAGAGAAAGAATTATTTAGTACTGAAGAGAGCGATTGCTTAAAATCAGCTTTTCTTGCCAATATTGGTCATGAAATCAGAACACCAATGAACGGAATTCTTGGCTTTGCCGAGTTACTAAAACATCACGAATTAACAGCGGATCAGCAACAAAAGTACATCCGTATCATTGAGCAAAGTGGTATCCGAATGCTTAATATCATCAACAATATTATTGATATTTCTAAAGTTGAGACAGGACTTGTGGAACTTGACATCATAGAATATAATATCAACGAGCAGTGCGAACACATCTATACCTGTTTCAGACCAGAGGCTGACGCGAAAGGAATAAAATTTTCGCTAAAAACCAGTTTGCCTATTGAAGAAGTAATTATTACAACCGATCGCAAAAAACTGAACACGATTCTTATCAACCTTGTTAAAAATGCCATTAAATATACAAATGCAGGAACAATAGAATTAGGATGTAGCATAGCAGGCTCAAAAACTCAAAAGGAATTGCAATTTTATGTAAAAGATACAGGCATTGGGATTCCAAAAGATAGATTTGAAGCCATATTTAAACGTTTTGTGCAAGCTGACATTCACAATAAAATGGCTCACCAGGGCGCAGGTTTAGGATTGTCGATTACCGAAGCCTATCTGGAAATGCTTGGCGGTAAAATTTGGGTAGAAAGCGAGGAAGGCATTGGCTCAACATTTTATTTTACGTTACCTTGTAATGCTAAACAAATCCAAAAAACTATTCAAAAAGATTGTAAGTCTTCGGCCTCTTACATGGATATTCCGGAGCAAGCTGACCCCCTTAGCAAACGTTGGTTGAAGTCATGA